In one Dermatophilaceae bacterium Sec6.4 genomic region, the following are encoded:
- a CDS encoding FtsW/RodA/SpoVE family cell cycle protein: protein MTAIRTGAPRTRRGVELLLLIFAIAIVLLAYADVGLAVNDTLPPDLLVLGVGFAGVALALHLVVRWQAAYADPVLLPVATLLNGLGLVMIHRLDLAKGTSIGQGVALRQLIWTGLAVLVAAILLIVLRDHRRLGQYTFTFGLAGVVLLLLPLTPILGRNINGNRIWIGLGPLSFQPSEVAKICFVIFFAGYLVQKRDALSLVGRRVLGFPLPRARDLGPIILSWLASLAVLVFEKDLGTSLLFFGLFVAMLYVATERRSWIIIGLGLFLAGCYVAYLLFAHFQVRVDLWINPFNPGLSDQLGLGLMGMASGGMLGTGLGKGRPDLTYFANSDFIIPSFGEELGLVGLVAIIVLFAVLVERGLRAGIAARDGFGKLLATGLGFAVAMQVFVVIGGVTRVIPLTGLTTPFMSAGGSSLLANWIIVVLLLRISDQARRPAPEELGSAPIGAADTQAVKIR from the coding sequence GTGACCGCGATCCGGACCGGTGCGCCCCGTACCCGGCGCGGGGTGGAGCTGCTCCTACTCATCTTCGCGATCGCCATCGTGCTGCTGGCGTACGCCGACGTCGGACTCGCCGTCAACGACACCCTGCCGCCGGACCTGCTCGTGCTCGGCGTGGGTTTCGCAGGGGTCGCGCTGGCCCTGCATCTGGTGGTGCGGTGGCAGGCTGCGTATGCCGATCCCGTCCTGCTACCCGTCGCCACCCTGCTCAACGGCCTCGGTCTGGTGATGATCCACCGGTTGGATCTGGCAAAGGGCACCAGCATCGGGCAGGGAGTGGCCCTCCGGCAGCTGATCTGGACCGGCCTCGCCGTGCTGGTGGCCGCGATCCTGCTCATCGTCCTGCGTGATCATCGACGACTGGGTCAGTACACCTTCACCTTCGGTCTGGCCGGGGTCGTGCTGCTCCTGCTGCCCCTCACGCCGATCCTGGGACGCAACATCAACGGCAACCGCATCTGGATCGGCCTGGGCCCGCTGTCGTTCCAGCCGAGCGAAGTCGCCAAGATCTGCTTCGTCATCTTCTTCGCGGGTTACCTCGTGCAGAAACGCGATGCGTTGTCGCTCGTCGGCCGACGGGTACTCGGCTTCCCCCTGCCGCGTGCGCGCGACCTCGGCCCGATCATCCTGTCCTGGTTGGCCAGCCTGGCGGTCCTCGTCTTCGAAAAAGACCTCGGCACGTCGCTGCTGTTCTTCGGGCTGTTCGTCGCGATGCTCTACGTCGCGACCGAGCGCCGTTCATGGATCATCATCGGGCTCGGCCTGTTCCTCGCCGGGTGCTACGTGGCCTACCTGCTGTTCGCCCACTTCCAGGTGCGGGTGGACCTGTGGATCAACCCGTTCAACCCGGGTCTGTCCGACCAGCTCGGGCTCGGGCTGATGGGGATGGCCAGCGGTGGCATGCTCGGCACCGGCCTCGGCAAGGGCCGCCCCGACCTCACCTACTTCGCCAACTCCGACTTCATCATCCCCTCCTTCGGTGAAGAGCTCGGCCTGGTCGGCCTGGTCGCGATCATCGTGCTGTTCGCGGTTCTGGTCGAGCGCGGGCTACGCGCGGGGATTGCGGCCCGCGACGGCTTCGGCAAGCTACTGGCCACCGGGTTGGGTTTCGCGGTGGCCATGCAGGTCTTCGTCGTCATCGGCGGCGTGACCCGCGTGATCCCCCTCACCGGCCTCACCACGCCGTTCATGTCGGCCGGCGGCAGCTCCCTACTCGCGAACTGGATCATCGTCGTACTCCTGCTGCGCATCAGCGATCAAGCCCGTCGTCCGGCACCGGAAGAACTCGGCAGCGCCCCGATCGGGGCGGCCGACACCCAGGCGGTGAAGATTCGATGA
- a CDS encoding protein kinase — protein MNVGKGDTLGGRYRLDDRIAAGGMGVVWTATDAILGRTVAVKVLTGGLTDDIGFEHRFRTEARLAAALTHANIAAVHDYGEDEGSAYLVMEYVPGLPLSRIIADRSPMPAADTVGLISQTATALQTAHRSGLVHRDVKPANVLVTPDGIVKLTDFGIARAVGSAAMTKTGEVMGTAQYLAPEAALGLETTPLSDVYALGVVTYEMLCGFRPFVADSPVALAMAHVNELPPPMPDFVPPPVRAVVLAALEKDPNLRPDSAAEFGRALRQAIDDSARMGFDPYREPPRHPSAAGGRRVPPPAATPTPTRTARATAVPRTAVHHREQATGSSSADPNGGRGRSRRFMLLAVVALVIVIGVVVAIVLTQGSSPSQPTENFTKPIQIVTLGHPGASPKEFR, from the coding sequence GTGAATGTCGGGAAAGGCGACACCCTGGGCGGCCGCTACCGGTTGGACGACCGGATCGCAGCCGGCGGGATGGGCGTGGTCTGGACCGCCACCGACGCCATCCTGGGGCGTACCGTCGCGGTCAAAGTACTGACCGGCGGACTCACCGACGATATCGGCTTCGAACACCGCTTCCGCACCGAGGCGCGGCTGGCTGCAGCGTTGACGCACGCCAATATCGCGGCCGTTCACGACTACGGCGAGGACGAGGGCTCCGCCTACCTGGTGATGGAGTACGTCCCCGGCCTGCCGCTGTCGCGCATCATCGCGGACCGCTCCCCGATGCCCGCGGCCGACACGGTCGGCCTGATCTCGCAGACCGCAACCGCCCTGCAGACCGCGCACCGCAGCGGTCTCGTGCATCGTGACGTCAAGCCCGCCAACGTGCTCGTAACCCCCGACGGGATCGTCAAACTCACCGATTTCGGTATCGCGCGTGCCGTTGGGTCGGCAGCGATGACCAAGACCGGTGAGGTGATGGGCACCGCACAGTACCTCGCTCCCGAGGCCGCACTCGGGCTCGAGACGACCCCGCTCAGCGATGTGTATGCATTGGGCGTCGTGACATACGAGATGCTCTGTGGATTCAGACCGTTCGTGGCTGACAGCCCCGTCGCGCTGGCCATGGCCCATGTCAACGAACTCCCGCCCCCGATGCCGGACTTCGTGCCCCCACCGGTGCGTGCGGTCGTCCTGGCTGCGCTGGAGAAGGACCCGAACCTACGTCCGGATTCAGCCGCCGAATTCGGCCGAGCATTGCGTCAGGCAATCGACGACAGCGCCCGGATGGGATTTGATCCGTACCGCGAACCGCCCCGCCACCCGTCCGCAGCCGGCGGACGCCGGGTGCCCCCGCCCGCGGCGACACCCACCCCCACCCGCACGGCCCGGGCCACTGCGGTGCCCCGCACCGCAGTGCACCATCGCGAGCAGGCAACCGGCAGTTCATCTGCGGACCCGAATGGCGGCCGGGGCCGGTCACGCCGCTTCATGCTGCTCGCTGTCGTCGCCCTGGTCATCGTGATCGGGGTCGTGGTGGCGATCGTGCTCACCCAGGGCTCCTCGCCCTCGCAACCGACGGAAAACTTCACCAAGCCCATCCAGATTGTGACGCTCGGCCACCCCGGCGCGTCGCCGAAGGAGTTCCGGTGA
- a CDS encoding penicillin-binding transpeptidase domain-containing protein — protein MNAPIRRLGLVVAAMFCALLIAATSIQFFQAKALDNRPGNRRTLLESYARQRGSILVDGTAVAVSKPSKDEYKWLRTYPQGSTYAAATGYFSFIYGSSGIESRYNALLSGTSDQLFYRRFSDIITGRQPQGANVDLTLNAKMQKAATSALGSKVGAVVALDPKTGAILAMVTSPTFDPNKLAGHDMSQVQRNWKGLINNSGQPLLDRAISELYPPGSTFKLIVGAAALSSGKYTPSSSVPGPARLKLPQTSTTLPNDFPGACGPGDRTTLTNALAISCNTAFASLGLTLGQDAIAAQAKRFGFGQPLTIPMPVVASQFPTGLNPPQLAQSSIGQFDVKSTPLQMAMVAAGIANGGKVMTPYLVKDVRDGDLSVISSTDPKLFSTAVTSQVAAELTTMMRAVVDTGTGTKAQIPGVQVAGKTGTAQHGNNQPAHAWFTAFAPANDPKIAIAVLVEDGGKYGAEAGGGSIAAPIAKQVIEAGLQR, from the coding sequence ATGAATGCCCCGATCCGACGCCTGGGCCTCGTCGTGGCAGCGATGTTCTGCGCGCTGCTGATTGCCGCGACCAGCATCCAGTTCTTCCAGGCCAAGGCCCTGGACAACCGCCCCGGCAACCGACGCACACTGTTGGAGTCGTATGCCCGACAGCGTGGTTCGATCCTGGTCGACGGAACGGCCGTTGCCGTGTCCAAACCCAGCAAAGACGAATACAAGTGGCTGCGTACCTACCCCCAGGGCAGCACCTACGCCGCGGCAACGGGGTACTTCTCCTTCATCTACGGCTCCTCGGGCATCGAATCGCGCTACAACGCGCTGTTGTCGGGTACGTCCGACCAGTTGTTCTACCGCCGCTTCAGCGACATCATCACCGGACGCCAACCGCAAGGCGCCAATGTCGACCTGACGCTGAACGCGAAGATGCAGAAGGCAGCAACCAGTGCCCTGGGCTCGAAGGTCGGCGCGGTGGTCGCGCTGGATCCCAAGACCGGCGCCATCCTGGCGATGGTCACCAGCCCGACGTTCGACCCCAACAAGCTCGCCGGCCACGACATGTCCCAGGTCCAGCGCAACTGGAAGGGCCTGATCAACAACTCGGGTCAGCCGTTGCTGGACCGCGCCATCTCCGAGCTCTACCCGCCCGGGTCGACCTTCAAGCTGATTGTCGGCGCGGCTGCGCTGTCCTCGGGCAAGTACACCCCGTCGTCCTCGGTTCCCGGGCCGGCCCGGTTGAAGTTGCCGCAGACGAGCACCACGTTGCCCAACGACTTCCCGGGAGCCTGTGGACCTGGGGACCGTACGACGCTCACCAACGCGCTGGCAATCAGCTGCAACACGGCGTTCGCGAGCCTGGGGCTGACGCTGGGCCAGGACGCCATTGCCGCGCAGGCGAAGCGCTTCGGTTTCGGTCAGCCGCTCACCATTCCGATGCCGGTCGTCGCGAGTCAATTCCCGACGGGCCTCAACCCGCCGCAGTTGGCGCAGTCCTCGATCGGCCAGTTCGACGTGAAGTCCACCCCCCTGCAAATGGCGATGGTCGCTGCGGGGATCGCCAACGGAGGCAAGGTGATGACGCCCTACCTGGTCAAGGACGTGCGTGATGGCGACCTGTCGGTGATCTCCTCGACCGACCCGAAACTGTTCTCCACTGCCGTGACCTCGCAGGTGGCCGCCGAGCTGACGACCATGATGCGCGCCGTGGTCGACACCGGCACCGGCACCAAGGCCCAGATCCCCGGGGTCCAGGTCGCCGGCAAGACCGGCACCGCGCAGCACGGCAACAACCAGCCCGCCCACGCGTGGTTCACGGCGTTCGCGCCGGCCAACGACCCGAAGATCGCGATCGCCGTGCTCGTCGAGGACGGCGGCAAGTACGGCGCCGAAGCCGGTGGCGGCTCGATCGCCGCGCCGATCGCAAAACAGGTCATCGAAGCGGGGCTGCAGCGGTGA